Genomic window (Synechococcus sp. LA31):
CAGCACCACCTCGCGATCGGCCGGGAGGTTGGCCACCAGGGGCTTGAAGGCGTCTGCAAAGGCCTGCGCTTCGGCGCAAGTCATGTGCATCTTCCAGTTGCCTGCGATGACGGCCTTACCCACAGCGTCCCTTACGAATCGACCCACCAACCTAAAGGCTGCCCGGTTCAAGCCCGATTGGCCGTGTTCTGGGGCACCACATGCGTCTGTCCGCCGAACTCGACCCGATCGCCCGGCTTGAGCTTGCGGCCCCGCTGGGTTTCCTGAAAGCCATTCACCCGTGCCTCGCCGCCCTGGATGCGCTGCTTGGCCTCACCACCGGTGAACACCAGGCCTTGCCATTTGAGGAATTGATCGAGGCGAATGGGTTCGCTGCCATGGCCCGCAGGACCTGCACCTGGAGATGGGACCAAAAAAAAGCGCTGATAGCTTGCCCTGATGCTCGCACCTTCCTCGGCCGGCTTCCGGCGGCTGCTGCCGCTGCTGGTTCCCTACCGGTCTGCACTCCTGGCCGGCGGGGCGTGCATGCTCGTGTTTGTGGTCTGTTGGCCGCTTCTGGCCTGGCTGGCCGGTCAGCTCCTGCCGGCCATCGGCGCCGGTGATTTTGATCGGGTGCTGCAGGTCATCGGCCTGGCCCTGAGTGTGTTCATGCTGCAAAAACTGGCCCAGTTCGGCCAGGACACACTGCTGGCCGGCCCGGCCCTGCAGGTGAGCCAAGAGCTCAGGCGGCGGCTATTCGCCAGGTTGCAACGGCTGGATTTCGGCGTGCTGGAGAAACTCTCGGCCGGCGACCTCACCTATCGCCTCACCGAGGACGCCGACCGCGTCGGCGAGGTGATCTACAAAACAATCCAAGACACCACCCCCTCCGTTCTGCAGCTGGTGGTGGTGTTTGGCTACATGGTGTGGCTCGACTGGAAGCTGTCGCTGGGCACCCTGGTCCTCGCCCCGCTGGTGGCGGTGCTGGTGAGCGTGTTCGGCGCCAAGGTGATGGGGGCGGCCGAGAAAAGCCAGAAGCAGGTGAGTGAGCTGGCCGCCCTGCTCGGTGAAGCGATCGGCGGGCTGCCGCTGGTGCGCGCCTTTGCCGCCGAACCCTGGTTGCAGCAGCGCTTCGAAACGGAGATCGATCTGCACCGCCGCGCCCGTTACCGCACGCAGCGGCTGCTCGCTCTCCAATATCCGGTGGTGGGCTTTCTGGAAGCGGCCGGAATCCTGGCGGTGCTGCTGATGGGCGCGGCCCGCATCCAGAGCGGCGACCTCAACGGCCAGGGCTTCAGCAGCTATGTGGCGGCTCTGTTGATGCTGATCGATCCGATCAGCCACCTCACCACCAACTTCAACGAGTTTCAGCAGGGGCAGGCCTCACTGCGGCGCCTGCGGGAGATCGAGCAGCAAGCGATCGAGCCACCCGATAAGCCCCAGGCCCTAGCCCTCGATCACGTGGCCGGTGAACTCACCCTCGAGCAGGTGAGCTTCAGCTATGAGCCCGAGCAGCCGGTGCTGCGCAACCTCAGCCTGCGGGTGAAGCCCGGCCAGGTGGTGGCCTTGGTGGGCCCCTCCGGAGCTGGCAAAAGCACCCTGTTTTCGCTGCTGCTGCGCTTCAACACTGCCCAGAGCGGGCGGGTGCTGCTCGATGGGTGCGATCTGGCCGATCTCAAGGCCAGTGAACTGCGCAAAGCCGTGGCGCTGGTCCCTCAGCAGAGCGCTGTGTTCTCAGGCACGGTGGCGGATGCGATTGCCTTCGGCCGGCCAGCCAGCCTCGAACAGATTCGCAGCGCCGCCCGCCTCGCCAACGCCGATGGCTTCATCGAGGCGATGCCTGGTGGCTACCAGGCCAGGGTGGAAGAGCGGGGCAGCAACTTCTCCGGTGGCCAGCTTCAACGCTTGGCGATTGCCCGAGCCGTGCTCGGGGATCCAGCCGTGCTGTTGCTGGATGAAGCCACCAGCGCCCTCGATGCCGAATCCGAGGAGGCCGTGCAGCGCGGACTGGATCAAGCCATGGCCGGACGCACCGTGCTGGTGATCGCCCACCGTCTCTCCACGGTGCAGGAGGCCGATTCGATCGTGGTCTTGGAACACGGCCAGATCGTGGACGAGGGCAATCACGATGTGCTGATCAGCCGACCCGGCCGCTACCGCGACCTCTGCGAGCGCCAGCTGATTCGCGGGGCGTGAACGCCGCCAGCGCGATCACTCCATGCCCCATAAGCTGAACCCGACCGACACCAGCCCAGTGACCGACTCCGCCGCCCAGCAGCCCCCCGTTCTCACCTTCGAGGGCAAGCGTTACGACCTCAACACCCTGCCCGATGACCTCAAGGAGCTGGTGCGCGGCATGCAGGTGGCTGACGCCCAGCTGCGCATGCACGAAGACACCCTGAAGGTTCTCGCGGTGGGCCGGCAGTCGATGGCCATGCAACTCAACGAGCGGCTGAAAGGCGTCAGCCCGATAGCCGACTGAGCCCGCGGTGGGGTCAGCCCACCGGCAGGCCCCGCTCATTGAAGATGCCCTCAAACAGCACCGAGCTGAGGTAGCGCTCGCCGGAATCGGGCAGCACCACCACGATCGTTTTACCGGCCTGCTCAGGTTCGCGGGCAATGCGCAGCGCAGCCGCCGCGGCAGCACCGCAACTGATGCCGGCCAAAATGCCTTCCTCGCGCGCCAGGCGGCGGGCCATCGCAACGGCCTCCTCGTCACTCACCTGCTCCACGCGATCCACCATCGCCAGATCGAGGTTGCCGGGTACGAAGCCCGCTCCGATGCCTTGAATTTTGTGGGGGCCGGGCTGTAGCGGCTGCCCTGCCTTGGTCTGGCTGATCACTGGGCTGTTGCAGGGCTCTACCGCCACGCTGAGCAGTGGC
Coding sequences:
- a CDS encoding RNA-binding S4 domain-containing protein, whose protein sequence is MVPSPGAGPAGHGSEPIRLDQFLKWQGLVFTGGEAKQRIQGGEARVNGFQETQRGRKLKPGDRVEFGGQTHVVPQNTANRA
- a CDS encoding ABC transporter ATP-binding protein, which gives rise to MLAPSSAGFRRLLPLLVPYRSALLAGGACMLVFVVCWPLLAWLAGQLLPAIGAGDFDRVLQVIGLALSVFMLQKLAQFGQDTLLAGPALQVSQELRRRLFARLQRLDFGVLEKLSAGDLTYRLTEDADRVGEVIYKTIQDTTPSVLQLVVVFGYMVWLDWKLSLGTLVLAPLVAVLVSVFGAKVMGAAEKSQKQVSELAALLGEAIGGLPLVRAFAAEPWLQQRFETEIDLHRRARYRTQRLLALQYPVVGFLEAAGILAVLLMGAARIQSGDLNGQGFSSYVAALLMLIDPISHLTTNFNEFQQGQASLRRLREIEQQAIEPPDKPQALALDHVAGELTLEQVSFSYEPEQPVLRNLSLRVKPGQVVALVGPSGAGKSTLFSLLLRFNTAQSGRVLLDGCDLADLKASELRKAVALVPQQSAVFSGTVADAIAFGRPASLEQIRSAARLANADGFIEAMPGGYQARVEERGSNFSGGQLQRLAIARAVLGDPAVLLLDEATSALDAESEEAVQRGLDQAMAGRTVLVIAHRLSTVQEADSIVVLEHGQIVDEGNHDVLISRPGRYRDLCERQLIRGA
- a CDS encoding DUF6447 family protein — protein: MTDSAAQQPPVLTFEGKRYDLNTLPDDLKELVRGMQVADAQLRMHEDTLKVLAVGRQSMAMQLNERLKGVSPIAD